Part of the Primulina huaijiensis isolate GDHJ02 chromosome 15, ASM1229523v2, whole genome shotgun sequence genome is shown below.
ATTGGCGATGACACTTGTTTGTGGTACTAAATTTTACTTTTGATCCATTAAATATCTGCATGTTTTACCCTTTCTTGTGCATTAGAGTGTGAAActttaaaatctcaaaaaattacataaattttattaatttttatgttccGAGGGGAAGGCCACCTCCTGCCCACACTGGGTTTGCCCTGATTATATGTTCAAAACATTTACATGTATAAAAACGTAGGACTATTGCACTTTATATGTTTGACTAGCAAACACCTCTTTATAAGCATATTTTGCCCTTTCTTGTGCATTAGAGTGTAAAActttaaaatctcaaaaaaatacATTAATCTTTATGTTCCGAGGGGAAGGCCACCTCCTGCCCACACTGGGTTTGCCCTGATTATATGCTCAAAACATTTACATCTATAAAAACATAGGACCGTCGCACTTTATATGTTTGACTAGCAAACACCTCTTTATGACTGAGTTGGATCAGTCACATTTCCTAAAGACAgacataaatttttgtcattACAGAGGCACACATCTTTATCATCTGGGACTAGGATTTTGCCTTCTACTATATGATTATTGATTGCACTTTGTTGCCTTTGATCTTCAACCATGAGTAGGTATTTGCATGCGTccctatataatatatatgtagaaGAGAGACATGGAGACGCTATCATGGACACTTATAGAGGAAGCTAGTAGTCTTTTGACTTCTCACAGTCTCGCAGATCAACTTCTAACTGGAAACAATGGAGTCAAAAGATGGTCTTTGTATATAAAGAAGAGAGTAAAACTAAACTCAAGTTTTGATGAAAGTGTAAAACAGTAACAGTACAAAGTGCAATAAAATTTACTCGCGCTCACTACATATTAATAccattattaaaattaaatgggAAGCCATGATTAGTGCACTAGATGTATGTTTCtgtagtttttattttaaaggttGTGTCCTACATTGTCATATAAAGCTtgccatattttttatttcttacacAATGGCGACATGTGTGTTTCATATCTACTAGTTATCATGGAACTACTGGAAAATTCGGAGCTGGAAGACAGATCCAACGGAGGTCCATGTCTGAATATATAGACCCCACAACCCCAAATGTAGTCAGTTTTTGTATGCATGAGTCTAACCTGGAAATTACCACCGAAGAAAAAAATCTGGGATCAATTAGTTTTTGTATACATCGGTTTCTCTAGTTGGTCCAACTTTTGAGATGTTTTATCACTGTAATATTCAATGCAGGTCAATAAAGATGTTCAATCACTGTATGTAATCAGTGCAGGTAACTAAATGTAGAGTGAACCTGGAAGAAAAAGAGAAACCAAGAAACAAGGATGTAAGAAGAAAGGCAAATATTGCAAGCTTTTACTTTTGGCAGGATTGGAGGGTAGTAGGTGAGAGGGACATGGTGATGGAGTGAAGTGAAAGAGGAGTGTCAATTGTAAAAAAAAGTGTGGATTTTGGTTAGATTCCTTGCCTGCCATATTACAAGGCATGGTGGAACATGAAAATTTGTCCATTGTGAAAAAACCTTCTtatttctttcaatattttattactattgtttaaatcttttttgtgcctattttatattttgattgattCACCTGTGTTGGGTGATGCTTGCGCAGTTGTGCGGGCTACCTAGAATTTtagctttttattttttaaattaaatttgaatttgatgagATTTTATCAAATGTGTGgacttttttaataatatttaaagatGTCAACTTTCCCTCTGTCTTGCCTCAAACATTTGGtcggcttctctttctttctGGTTTTTTGCCCCTAACAATAATCAATTTgatgaaatttattattattattattattattggcaCCATCCAACCATTTGCATATTCTTATTCTCTTTTCTTTGCTACTTACGACGACTTCTTTAGGACATTtggataaaatataattttgttcatattttttagtatatataatataataatcgAATCTACTTTAGCTTTCTCTTTTATTTAGGCAAAACCTTATTCAACATTTATTATAGGCTTTTAGACTTTTATGTCATTCGTTCAAACGTGTTTTATATTGCGTTCGCCCTCACACATATATAAGTATTTATCTTTACTCTAATAAACTCATATACATGATACGAGTCAACTCTGTATATATTTACAATATAAGTAATATATTTGgtataaaaacaaatatttttttatgggtaATCCAAATAAGCGAAcggtttcacaaaattgactcataatATCGtctaacaaaattttatgtattttatttaaatttaatgtcAAAGATGTGTGAATGGTCTAATAATTTGGTGTTAATGGTTGGTGATTATGACTTTAGGtgctttttcttttattaacaaaataaaaagtatttCGTTACTACAATCACGCTAATCTAGTTTACTTTCCGGACAAAAATTACGCCTTCTAAAGCAAAAGGGTTTTAGGATTTTTCGAAATAAGAAATTCATATAATATGAGATCAATACtacaaacatatttaaaattattatttggagATTAAACTGGTTTGATAATAATGCGTCACCGTGACGACATTTATTTGGTCAAATTTCACCCATAAATAAACCCAACGTGCACAATGCTCAAATTGCAAATTATAATAATCGGTACAATATCACCacaaaatggatttttttttaaaaaaatatatattacaacCAAATCTTTAATCACAACAAATATCGGTTCTAGGTTATAAAAGCATCTCTTTCAAGCACAAATCAAATTGAAAACACATATTCTTATATTCTTTAATTTGTTATTTTAGCCATCTATGCAaaattaattggattaattatgttttgattaTAATTGATCGATTCAATTAATACAAAATAAGTTTGGTCCATTTGATTTAGTAATTTACTAATTTAATCAACAAATAACACTATCGATTTACGCTTTTAGCATGAGTATCAACTTCATCTTGGTGGAAaggaggggggggggggggggggggggtNAAAAATGTCAATAGATGAAAGAGGATATAGTTGCCGCATAACCCGAAGAGGACATGAGATCCATCAACCTTAGACGTAAGGGTAATGAGGCACATTACTCGTCGTCTTTATATGGGTATTCCTCGGGAATTTGCTTCAGAAGTTTGACTTGCAACTCAAACACATCATCCCCTCTAAGCATGTCACGTAGCCATGTGACCTCAGTTTTCATAGACACCTAAGACAAGGGAAGAAACATCGAATTGTATGATTTTGAAGTTTTACCATCAGGATGGATAGTCATGGACAGAATACTGATATTGTCTCACATTTTCAGGGCGGACGTGACCTGTTCAAATTAACTACACAACTAACTACATCATAATATGAAAAAGGGGGACACCCAATGGTTACTGTTAAAGCACATCTCCGAGAAGATGAATTTACCATCtttaatttaacaaaattatGGTTATGCGCCTTCCAATTTTAGCGTTATATTATCGAACAATTACCAACAGGGTGAATTATgtaagatatgatatgaccatGCCTAGAGGGTTGTCAAAGCAAGGCATTTTCCAAATTGAtaattctaaatttaaaaacttattCCCACATACACCTGCACACATATTGATACAAACCTAAGAAGATGATAATAGAGGCCAATGTGCTCACCATCTCAAGAGCTCCTCTGATCACTCCACTTAGAATATTGCAATAGTAAAGACCTTGACAGGTATCAGGAAGCTCGACGAAATCTACAAGTGGGTTATCCTCCAAAATTATACTGCAGGTTGTTCCCTCAACATCCCAGTTCGTCACAGATGCAGTGACACCCAGGAACATTTTGAATCCAACCTGTTCATATCAGGTTTTGAATATTGGATTCAATAAAACATTTCAAGCCATCGTTTAAAAGGGGGTATTTACACGTCAACAAAGCAAGGGAAGTAAGATGAATAGGTCAGTTGATGCACTGGCTTAGATAATAATCTTTCATAAGGAGCAAGTCATCAATAATCTATTCAAAGATAAAAGCTAACCTAAATAGAGTCTATCTAAAATAAACAGCCAATCATCGGATATTAGATGATTCCAGAAACGATAAAGCTAAAAACGTTGGTGAGTGTAAGAAATTTTATGCAAACTCCCACAAACGAATGACACTACAACACAATCATTTgtcaaataatataatagatCGTGAACAAAATTCACACGTAAACTTTTGTAATACTGATAACATTTTCTCTAAAGTCTAgattctttttatataataataatacacgTTTTGGGTTggacatttttttaaaacacacacacacatattacaACTTCTCGTAtcatgactttttttttttgatacgaaactatgatttattaaaatattaagatGGATTACTATCTAAGAACTAGAATAcaataaaagaagaaaagaaaatctcTAAGCTTAAATCAGCAGCAAACAAACTTCCAATCCCTAACCACATCCGCAATAACTAAATGTTTAAACTCCGGCAGAAGTGTTGTCCAAGTCGCGACCCTGAATTTGATCTTTACCCATACGTCGTCCAAAGACTCTGCCGAATCCGCAAATATTCCGTTGTTCCTCTCTAACCAAATCAACCAAAAGATGCCGTGAACAACCAAAAACCAGAAGCTGTAGTTCCTTCTACTGTGTGTGAGAAACGTCTCCATGATAAATAAGTCCCGGGCGTTCCTTGGAAAGGTCCATTCGAAACGAAGCTCTTGCAGTACTCTTGTCCAAATAGCACGTGAAAAAGAACAATGCAGCAGAATATGGTCTTGGTTCTCTTCATGTTTCCTgcatagattacaccattgcGGGCATAATGCGCAACTGGACCActttttttgcaaaaaatcGCTAGTTGGTAGTTTCCCCAACGCCACTATCCACGAAAAGACTTGAACATTGTACGGGATCGGTATTTTCCAGATATTCATGTGGTAAGGAAATATAGGGAAAGCTGGAACTGGGAAAAAAGAAGAGTAGAAAGACCGAACAGAAAAAAACCCCGATGGATCCCCCAACCACACTCTAAAATCATCCGTACCCCTTTCCAACCTAACCGTGTCCAAAATCCCTAAAAGATCGCTGAACTCTTCTAATTCTACCTCATTTAATGCTCTCCTGAAACGCACATCCCagtgaaaaatatattattattaagtcCAATATCAGTTACATCTAAAAAGCAGGAGATCGGTTTGTTAATGGATGTGGAGATTAGAAACAGCGATGTAAAACGATCTTTGAACGACAAAACATCGCCCTCCCAAATATCTTCCCAAAATCGAATAATATTCCCCCCTTTAAGAACCGCCCTAATCAATAGATGAAAAGTTGAGTAAGACCGAGAAATAAACTTCCAGGGGATTTTAAAGGTCGTGTTCCTCGCCAACCTCACGTCCCAGCCGTTGTCATTTAATCCATAAATACTGTTGATAACTCTTTTCCataatgaatttttttccaCCGAGCATCTCCACCACCACTTCCCAAGAAGTGCCTTGTTCGTCAAGCAAATATTCCCCAACCCCAATCCTCCCCTGTTCTTTGGCTTACAGACTTGCTTCCACCCAACTACATGGCAATGAGTCTCTCCATCTGCTCCGTCCCACAAGAAATCGCTCATCAATTTTTCCATTCTTTTCGCCACCCTAATTGGCACTCTGAAGAGAGACATGTAGTAAGTCGGCATTGCACCTAACACAACCTTAATCAAAGTAAGACGACCTCCCCTTGAGATAAAAACTTCTTCAAACTTGCAAGCTTCTTTGACATTTTTGATAATACGGGCTCCCAAAATTCAGCAGACTTAGGGTCACCTCCCAACGGAGCCCCAAGGTACTTGATCGGCCAATTCTCTCTTCTGCACCCAACGTATCATGACTTTCATCATTAATTATCTATAGAGAAGATGTGTTAcagaaaattctaaaaaaaaaggaTAGATACTATGGAAGGGGTATGctagaaataattaaaaaaagtttAGTATAAAAGTCTAGTTGTATTTGATGTAAACTTTtgtaaagttttaaaaaatcatgtgGTATTCAAACATGACTGATCAtgatcaagaaaacattttgtTCTGGTTACTTTAGGTGAACAAAACATCCATTTGGGATTACAAAAGCTTTCGTCGTCCATTGAAAATGACGTTTCAAACTGCTTAATGCTCATTTCTCTTGACAAAATTTAGCACGATTCCAGCCAAGATCATTCTCAAATTCCTAATCTGTAGAACAAATTACAAATAACAGAAGATCTTCCAAATTTTCCCGTGTAGTCCATGATCATGTTTTTCATCTCAATCTTCCCACAACCATCAAGGTATCAACAAGTAGCTATAAGGCAATAATCCCTTACAAAAAACCTTTGAGGAGTAGAGTTGTAATATTTCTTATGTTCCAAACATTGCAGAATGACATCAAGAGCATCAAAAAATAGGAAATTTGTATGGAACACAACAATTTGTCGATGAAACTACAAAACTAGAGATCCAAACACTCTAGAGAACCATAAGAATTCAGGGACATCCAACTATTAACTCACCTAACCCTCAGGTTTCTTAAAGACCCAGGACAGCCAATGGGCTTAGCCTTTTCAAAAGCTGTGTGCTTTCTGGGGCGCAAGGCGCACTTCTTCgtgttataataataataaccaaTGGCCCAGTCCAACCGAATCCATGCCCGACATCACCTAAAAACGCTcgattgcataaaccaagaacaCTTCAATTCCATCCCTCTTCCATTCATTAAACTAGCTTCCACAACGTAAAACGCTAAAATCCCAATTCAAAAATCATTCCAAACACTCCTCCTCTGCTTTCTCTTGCCATTAAAAATTCATGAACTTAAGAAACTCTTTTGCAAATTGTTAAATCATGGACTTGGACTTAACTCTATCTCAAAAACGAGCTCAACTGAGGATGATTGTCCAACTCCATATATAGAGCTCCCAATAACTTACTCCAGACGATGTGGCACATTTGACACACCCTCTCACGTCCAGAAATGGACAACTGAAACGTGAAGTTTACAAGACATTAACGGGTGACCCATGGCCATAAGGAcggtccaacacataacggtgggtATGAACtgtgatatcatgttaagatcATGGACTTGGGTCAATCTCTGAcacaaaagctagctcaagggggaAGAGCCGATGTGGGACATCTAGCACAAATTGCTAAAAATCTAAGTATTTCGTTACAAGACGTATGCATCATTCAATACTTTCACTTTAAATGAAACATTGGTTTGCGCCTTGCTGTGCCAAGGCTTTGAATCATACTTAGTCATGACAACTGCCATGGTTCAGGCTATGACGATATTTCTGTAAGAACTAGGGTGTTAGATAATAACTCCGCAAAAGATTGGAAGAAAAATGAAACAACATCATTAGCAGCACTGCAATGAGCAACCAATCAATACCAAATGCTATCTAGATCTCACTCAGCCAACAGTTGATTGATTAAAAACAAAGCAAAACCAGTTTTGACATAAGAGTAGCAAAGCTGCAATTCaaagataaaactttaaatagtTATAATTGTTCCACTATTGAAGTAAGCAAAATAAAAAACCAGCAGAGAACAGAAAAAGAGAAGAAGTGGTGCTAAGCAGTAAAGACTCGACCTTTGCAATGACTTCCGCAGTTTCCTTAAAATCCACACATCTAGAAACATTTGATTTCGCAAGAAATTCATCAACGAGACGGATTCCAATATTATAGCCCCTGCAACGCTTAAAAcggaaaaaattacaaaaaaatgctttcagaaaaataaaatagcaaTTATCAACAGGGTAAACTGGAGAATCGATCAAGTGAAGAATATGAACACAGGAGGGATTCATTTACAAACATTTGATCGAGCTGCTTGTTAACCTCCTCAACCTCTTCCAGATCGGTGATCAGTTGGCGCACCATAGCACCGTATGTCAGAGTGAAAAGCTCCGCATTCTGAGAACGTTACACAAAAATTAACACCGATACGAGTTACAGAACAAGAATTGAATAGTAAAAACATCTATAACTAGGATTCGAAAACAAAAGCCACCAAAACTGTTAGGGCTTGTTAAATTTTTCCCTGCGCGATCGCTAAACCTACCACGCGTTCAACGCTAGCGAAAATGGCGTCGCCAGATTTAGGAGCCAAGGGAGCCATGGAAAGAGCTTCGGATCTCAAGGCTTTGGAACTGTGAAGCTCTTAACGATCACACTAGTAATCAAAATGAGTTGCAGGTTGCTTCAAAGGGAAAAAAAGGAAgtggattttaaaaatattatatatttatttattatatgagttagaattctatttatttatttattttcatagtcaaattatattttacacaaaaactcttgtgagacgatttcacggatcaatttcgtaaatcgaatatcttatttgagtcatccatgaaaaaatattactttttatgctaaaatttactttttatactcgtataaagattcgtgagaccgtctcacaaaaaaacctactctatattttataatataaatcaaactaattacaaaaaattattaaaattcaaagatttttttttaaaaaaataaaatattatacaaNTTTAGATAATTTTAGTTTCAGAACAGACGTTAAGGTGAAACTTTGCTTATACCCAACCAAGTAGTCTTGTGTTAGAAACAGGAATGAATACTAATGAGTACAGTTGATATGTAGAACACGTAATACTGTATCATAGGAAATGAACCAAATCCTTCAAAACACACCATCTCAGCAACTCTTGATCAAGCTTTTTAGCTTGCTTATCATAATAAATGCTAGATTCTACACTGCAAATAATATAAATCAGCAAGACAGGGGCGAGAATGCCGATCGACAGCTGAATTCCCACTTCCACCCCTTATGCTGAGAAAGAATAATGCCTCATGGAATGTGACTTCTTATTCTCTAAAATACACCTTTGCAAACTAAATGAGACTCCAAATTAAGACTATATTTGTTTGGTTTGAATGTATTGGTATGCTTGATCTAGAATTCAACTGGAGAAGTATTAGAGGTTGATCTCTGATAATCGATCACAGAATTGGTTGGTGCTTTGGTTTTCAATATCATTTCTTCATACTCGTCCATGGGATTCGAAAGAGCTGTAATGGCACCGCCAGCTCCAATGGAAGCCTCGCCTTTGTGTAAGACTACAGTTCTGATGACAATATTGAGATCAAAGGTCTGGTTATAAGAGAAATACCCGATGCATCCAGAATAAATGCCTCTGGAACAACTTTCAAGAGAATCGAGAATTTCCATTGATCTTAACTTTGGTGCACCTGTCATTGAGCCGCCAGGAAAAGCAGCTCTTACACAGTCGACAGCACTGACATTCGATTGTTTCTTGCCTCGTACTGTGCTTACCATAGTGTGAACAGTAGAATATGACTCGACGTCCATAAGATGAGGCACGTGAACCGAACCTGGCTCACAGATGCGTCCAAGGTCATTCCTTAGAAGGTCGACAATCATCAAATTTTCGGCTTGATCTTTTTCACTGTAGACACAGATAAGTTGTGAGAAAAGGGGGATGCTcacaaaaaaaagaagaagaaaagaaatgcTTATTTATTTATCCCTTGTATACactaaatcaaagaaataaatatcaacacaaagGACCGTTTCACCCTTCATAATTTCCAACCATTTTTTTGGCTGGAAAATGGGATCAAGTACAAACATTGTGTAGGAACTACTGAGGAACACTTCTTAGTTTAGAACAAAAGTGACACAAACAATTAACTCTAGAAACCGTAATAGTCATTTATCCAAAAATATTATGTCctgcaataaaaatataaaggcattttctaaataaatcaCCCCGCCGTTTCAGTACCTGTACTGCAATTTTAATCTGTTCAACTCGTCTTCCCCCTTTGATGGGCCACGAGCTATGGTACCTTTAATCGGTTTCGCTTCTAAAACACCATTTCTATCCAACCTTAGGAACCTCTCAGGTGATGAACAGCATACACACAAATTTTCTTTTGGAAAATTGAGCCAGGCAGAATATGGGGCTGGATTTTTTTCTCGAAGATTGAGGTAAAGTCCCAGAGAATTAATTTCCCCCACTTTCCTAGTCATCTGTGTAGTAAGACATAACTCATAGCTTTCTCCATTTCTAATAAGTTTCTGGCATTTCTCTATGTCTTCCATGTATTGCTCCCTTGATTTCTCGGCTGAAAAAGTCTCTCCAAACGAGGCATTAGTAGAAACTGGACATAAAAATGATGACGACTTTCTTAATAGACGAACTTTCATATCGAGAAGCTTCCGTTCGACCTCATCAAGCCATAGGGTTTTGGTAGTGTCGTTGTCAAGTATGGATGTGATATAAATATCATCATGCAGGTGATCCACCACCACAAGATTATCCGCGAAAAAAAGGCAGGCATCGGGGGCACTTGACTTATGACGATTAGATGAAACACCACATTCAACTTTAAGATCATACCTGCATTAAAGGGCATCAGAAGAACAAGGTTTAACCTATTCTATCACATCTTGAGAGATCATTGGCTGTTTGTTTCCATTTCTGGAGAACATTCTCATTTTCCGGACAACAATACCATctaatttcgaaatttaaagCACTACATATTATTCAAAACATAATAATTCAATACAATGTTATATCATATGAtatcaacaataaaaaatttaacaacCAACTCAATAACTGGAATTCTTTTCAGTCCAGCTAGATAATTGATCTTTTTATAGAGGTTCCAGAAACAAACTATCTTGAGCACCCACAAAGTATCTAATTCAACtttaaatttggaaaaataatgAACAATAACTAATTAAATCTAGGGTCCTTTCTTTTAACAGAATCAAATTATAGCAAACGGAAAAAAAGCAGACCTGCATTGGGGAAATCATGATATTACAAATCTAAATGGCTTCAATGGCGAAAACAGGGAAGGACGACCACAGCATAGTGGCCAAGAAAGTCAATGTATGTAAAATTGTTTGGAAAATCTATCATAATAAAACAATCTGTGGCACCTTAACTTTTGACAaagcaaaaataatttaaactgaCTTCTGATCCCAATATATTAACTTCATTTTATCTACATTTTCACTTCACGAATCCTGATTCATATAGAAACAACCAACATATTTCATGCCTACTTCCCAATCTCAATGATCAAAATTCAACACCTTAAATCAGATGACATAAAGAAACATATAAACAACAATGGGATATCAAACATGAGAGAGCTATAATGTACCCAATGTAACCAACATAACCGCCATAAAAATCAAAAGGTAATCCTTCATAATCTGATGCATCATAGCAGAATGACTGGAGCTCCTGAAGCATGGGCATGAAAATGCATtagtaattttctaaaaaatatctctaataatcATCCTACCAGAAAAAGAAAGAGGAGGATCACGGAAGGAAGAACTGGCGTATAAGACTGATATATTTATACATTATAGCCATCTTCTGGGCCATGTTGATACATTTtaacattataattataattagttATGATCATATTTCCATACATTACCTTACAGCCATCTTCTGGGCCAAGTTGATACATTTTAACATGATAATAAGTTATGATCATATTTCCATACATTACCTTATTCAAAAAGTCAAAAAATCCATCTTCCAGAAAGGTAGTTGAAGTACAGCCCTCAGCATCTTCAATTAACAGGCTGCCTCCACCTTTATATGAAGCATCGCTGAAAGAGGTAGTCACATGCATAGTTTCATGTGAAGGAACACATCATTAATACGATTCATTCGGACTATAAAATAAAGTCTCTAAGAATCATTGATGCTAACTACATGTTTATGTTCTAACCTCTTGCTCAATAATTTAAATGTCACTTGTTTCCAAAGTGGCCCACCTTTACCCCCCATAAACGAAAAGCGAGCCCTGCTCTATAAATATGAGGATTCATCATAAGATAATTATATAGTGAGGCAAAACAGCATGTAAACTATATCCAAAACAAATGGTAAAATATGGATTATTTCAATCCATGTAAGCAATATGCATTAAGGAACTAGAAATGAGGGAATAACTTCAAATCaccaaaaatatctttattctcTCTATCTCAATGAATAAAAGTAAATGAGAAAAAAGTAAACACCTTAGAGAGAAGTGGAAATCATACAAAAGAATAAAGGGAGAAAAAGGTAAAATTCCAAACGACATCCTTAACTGTATCTCCAAAAACACAGCAGTAGAAATATAAATGGTCCAAACGACAGAGCATTCAACGAGGATCAAGCAGGCAACCAAAAGTAAaatggaaaataaaaaatatttagaagaAAACCATTTCTGTTGAGGAACTATCCAGCCAAAAGGTATTTCCAGCCTCGCGATCACCAAACAGCTCACAGAACATGTTTTTGTCTCCACCGACTTGGCTCATAGGGCATTCAAGTTTTCtccatttcaatttcaaatactTTACAGTTTTTGGTGAATGCGATAGGTTCATCATGTTATGCATGCTTGCAGGTTTCTCATTACTGAATCCATTCACCGAATGCTTGCTTCTCAAAACATCTTGGAAAAATTGATTCTCGTTAGGCACCTGCATGCATGCTAAGTAAAGTTCACCGCTCAGAGTGACTGAAAGACCATGCTACTAAAACACATGTATGAACAGGTGTGAGAAATTCCAAATCATATCTATTCAGAtgagaaaaaattaaaactaatcTCAAAATAAAAGTCAAAAGTTAACAATAATCTTATTTTGAAGTAAATTACCAGCATATTTAACATTCCTTATGCTATTTGGGGATGATTTCAATCTAAACCAATAGTCCTTGGTGATTGCggcaaaatttttgaatatttgccGCCCATGACAAGTAGCGATGCTCTCTGGATGAAACTGGAGAGGGACGACACAAAACTAAATATTAACCAAAAGTAATACAACTTTATTTCACTTGCATTCGGGGGCAAATGCCAACCTGTAAGCCATAATGAGGTCTGTGTAAGTGCATGATGCCCATGAGTATCTTTCTAATCTGTAACTCCTCGGGGCTCGATGAATGCCATCGCAATCTTTTCTCCGATCTTGTCAAAAAAAACTTAGTGGAAACTTTGGAGTCCACCGGTCCATCCAAATCCTCGGAGTTTTGAATTCCGAGAAATGGAATTGTGTCAGAGGACGAGGCCCAGGCAATAGGTATAAGTTCTTTTGGAAGTGATCTTTGGTCGACAACAAGGGAGTGATACCGAACCACCTGCATCCAGTCAGCACAGAAAGCATTCAAATGAAATCTCCTTTGTTTTTTATAGATGGCAGCAAcgataaaaatatcaaaaacacGTATCTAGTTACAGATCAGAGTTAAAAGGATATATTTTGGAGTAGACTTCATAATATCCTCTATTAAGCGTTTATGGATTATCCAAGCAGAATTCCCTCTGAAATTCATATAATGGATACCAAACCATTTCATTGCAAAAATGAGGGCCATTAAATATGGCCGACAATTTTAAAagtgataaataaaaattcacttAATATACCTATTAACTCTCCCCAAAAGCCAACACCTATACAAAGGCCTCAGCTTTTGGAGGAATAAATGGTCACTCGAGCTCTGTGTGCTTTGAGAgatacaaaaatttaaaaaaaacgaatacacaaaagaaatgaaaatataCATTGAAAAATACTGT
Proteins encoded:
- the LOC140960334 gene encoding aminodeoxychorismate synthase, chloroplastic-like isoform X1; translated protein: MSFTLCSPSPEISLTCCENISRNKNLNSFLPSAFNRVGDLDQNGNFQIHKGVLKKAIVSSHLIPGRLEESCLARKRLREPSSKLNLIRTLLIDNYDSYTYNIFQELSIINGLSPVVIHNDEWSWEELHHFLYEKMAFDNIVISPGPGSPSCAADIGICLRLLLECSDIPILGVCLGHQALGFVHGAEVVHAPEPIHGRLSDIEHNGCQLFHGIPSGRNSGFKVVRYHSLVVDQRSLPKELIPIAWASSSDTIPFLGIQNSEDLDGPVDSKVSTKFFLTRSEKRLRWHSSSPEELQIRKILMGIMHLHRPHYGLQFHPESIATCHGRQIFKNFAAITKDYWFRLKSSPNSIRNVKYAACMQVPNENQFFQDVLRSKHSVNGFSNEKPASMHNMMNLSHSPKTVKYLKLKWRKLECPMSQVGGDKNMFCELFGDREAGNTFWLDSSSTEMSRARFSFMGGKGGPLWKQVTFKLLSKSDASYKGGGSLLIEDAEGCTSTTFLEDGFFDFLNKELQSFCYDASDYEGLPFDFYGGYVGYIGYDLKVECGVSSNRHKSSAPDACLFFADNLVVVDHLHDDIYITSILDNDTTKTLWLDEVERKLLDMKVRLLRKSSSFLCPVSTNASFGETFSAEKSREQYMEDIEKCQKLIRNGESYELCLTTQMTRKVGEINSLGLYLNLREKNPAPYSAWLNFPKENLCVCCSSPERFLRLDRNGVLEAKPIKGTIARGPSKGEDELNRLKLQYSEKDQAENLMIVDLLRNDLGRICEPGSVHVPHLMDVESYSTVHTMVSTVRGKKQSNVSAVDCVRAAFPGGSMTGAPKLRSMEILDSLESCSRGIYSGCIGYFSYNQTFDLNIVIRTVVLHKGEASIGAGGAITALSNPMDEYEEMILKTKAPTNSVIDYQRSTSNTSPVEF
- the LOC140960334 gene encoding aminodeoxychorismate synthase, chloroplastic-like isoform X5; this encodes MSPVVIHNDEWSWEELHHFLYEKMAFDNIVISPGPGSPSCAADIGICLRLLLECSDIPILGVCLGHQALGFVHGAEVVHAPEPIHGRLSDIEHNGCQLFHGIPSGRNSGFKVVRYHSLVVDQRSLPKELIPIAWASSSDTIPFLGIQNSEDLDGPVDSKVSTKFFLTRSEKRLRWHSSSPEELQIRKILMGIMHLHRPHYGLQFHPESIATCHGRQIFKNFAAITKDYWFRLKSSPNSIRNVKYAACMQVPNENQFFQDVLRSKHSVNGFSNEKPASMHNMMNLSHSPKTVKYLKLKWRKLECPMSQVGGDKNMFCELFGDREAGNTFWLDSSSTEMSRARFSFMGGKGGPLWKQVTFKLLSKSDASYKGGGSLLIEDAEGCTSTTFLEDGFFDFLNKELQSFCYDASDYEGLPFDFYGGYVGYIGYDLKVECGVSSNRHKSSAPDACLFFADNLVVVDHLHDDIYITSILDNDTTKTLWLDEVERKLLDMKVRLLRKSSSFLCPVSTNASFGETFSAEKSREQYMEDIEKCQKLIRNGESYELCLTTQMTRKVGEINSLGLYLNLREKNPAPYSAWLNFPKENLCVCCSSPERFLRLDRNGVLEAKPIKGTIARGPSKGEDELNRLKLQYSEKDQAENLMIVDLLRNDLGRICEPGSVHVPHLMDVESYSTVHTMVSTVRGKKQSNVSAVDCVRAAFPGGSMTGAPKLRSMEILDSLESCSRGIYSGCIGYFSYNQTFDLNIVIRTVVLHKGEASIGAGGAITALSNPMDEYEEMILKTKAPTNSVIDYQRSTSNTSPVEF